The nucleotide window cccCATCCTGCCACCATGCAGCTGGTCCCAGATGCTGGATCTCTGATGTCATCACCCAACGTAAGACACTTCACCGTGTCGGTTTCCTTCACAGGTTTGTCAAgctgaaataagaaaagaacaaaatgtattaatgctGACTCTCTTCAATTATATTGGCTGATTGTTCCATTTAATCATTAACATCGATGCTGTAATGTTATTTTACCTTGAGCAACATGAGGTCATTGACCTTTGTAACATTATCATAGCAGGGATGTGGAAAATGCTTAGGATCCTTTCTGACCTGCCTGGAATCCTCTTCATTTGCCTTGATGGAGTGCACCCCCAGCCACACGGTCTTAATATTGGAACCCCTAAAACACAGTATTTTGTTTGATTGCAATTCACAGAACTGTTCTGCACGCTGATATTTAAAGCGTTttcagataagataagataagataatcctttctTAGTCCCTCTACAAGGACGGCAGCAAAGAGGACAGTCAGAAATAGACACCAGTGAAGTGATGATAAGTGAACATGTGATATTTATAAGTGcaaggaaacacaaaagaacTGGTATGTAAACAGAATATAGAGTATGAATATATTGTTCATACTGAATAATATATTCAGTATGATATATTAGATTCATATGCGTCCAGTATGATAAAGTAACTGTGATTAAGTCATAATTAGTTTATGCATTCAGATCTTGTTAACATGTTATTTTATCCAACACATTTGCTGCATTTTCTATAACCACGTAAACATGTCTTAGATTTTAACCAGTATCATGTCTTTTACACTGTCTGTTGGAAATGAAGACTATTGTTGGCGCATGGTCTAAAATGTTGTAATTATGGTAATGCACCTCATACAGTGGGCAGCAGTCAGGACCCATGATTTATCGATCAGTATCCCTCCACAGGATTGTGTGGGACTCTGAAGCAGAGCCATGTACGGCAGCGAGTGGGGCTTCACTTCTTTCCCATTGATAATCTCAGAGCCATCACCTAAAACCAAAGTTCAGATGATATATTCAAtaatcaaaaaaaagaaaaaggagtagctgaaatatttaaatcagaAATGTTCTACTCACTTGAGTGGACAATGAGGAGGACCATGCAGGAGAAGAGACCGGTGAAAGTCCCCAGGCAGGACAtgtcttcctttctctctctgatgtgatgGTGAGATGCACTGAAGCCCCCCCTCAGTGCTCACACTCGTCTTTATGTCCTGAAGTCAAAGGACGTGGTCGGACCATGGAAATTCAGCGAATTGGAACAATCTTGACATGAGATCTGATGTGCACCATCTCTGTGCAGAAGTCTGTGATAACTGCTGTTATCATTTAGCGCTCATCTGGTCGGGTGGAGACTATAAGTGATGCAGTTTCTTTAATCagtacaaaaatgtaattgtaaaacatttacataacaCTAACGGCTTATAAACTGTATAAACAGCAAGCAACCCAATATGAAAAACTAATCAATGAGCATTAGGCATGGTTTCTATAGTCTTTATACTGGAGAAGATCATTAGCAGCTGATTGTAGCTTCACCTTTATCGTACATTTAAGATAGTGGTAGTACTTTCACTAACTTTGTGTCAGAAAGAAAATAGGCATCATGCTCTTTAATAATCTTCAAATGAACAGAACACATCAGTCAATTCATCAATCTCACTGCATTAGTTAATTCCTACTGACACAGTTTGTCACCACAGACACTAACTAATTGCTTTCTGGTTACACCGTAACTACACATTGTCAGGTATGACTGGGGAAACAGCTTCATCTTAATTAAAACATCACCTTGTTAACACAGTTCTTTttggtgtttttaaatgtgaatattaCTCTAAACCTTTATTAAGAAAGGATAGGAATGGCAATTTTTGAAAACTCCACCTCAGATCAATAATGTACATAATCAGGGCCGTATTTCCCCCAAGTTCAAACCAAACCTTGAATGTGAGCAAACTAGGGCTGGAATGTTCTTGACAAGTTATTGAATTGAATCATATGTTTGAGAAGGTTTGTGGGAACCATCTTAACTACAGATGatctgaagaagagaaagagaaagaaaacataacataaaaaaTGATCGGTTTTTATTTGAACCCTCATCTTAGGACCCTGAAACCAGAGAAAACAAGTCTAATGATAAACAAAAacgaccagcaggtggcgatgcTAGAGAGGGAAATATCCCTTTTAAACTAAATTTGCTGcaatttcaattaaaaacaaaaagtgcatTTTAAGGACACAAGGTAACACAACATACATAGCAACTCAGTAATTTCAGCCGGTTTTAACAGACTCAATAGCGCTTTCATGCACAACCATGAAATAAAAAGGTCCTACTACTAAGAAGTAGTTTCAATAAGACTCAAATTATGAAGCTTCAGCTGAGAAACTCACTCACTAAATCTATGACAACCTACACTGCACCATGGAAAA belongs to Platichthys flesus chromosome 3, fPlaFle2.1, whole genome shotgun sequence and includes:
- the LOC133938746 gene encoding granzyme A-like isoform X2, with translation MSCLGTFTGLFSCMVLLIVHSSDGSEIINGKEVKPHSLPYMALLQSPTQSCGGILIDKSWVLTAAHCMRGSNIKTVWLGVHSIKANEEDSRQLDKPVKETDTVKCLTLGDDIRDPASGTSCMVAGWGKTNNSVEKMSDVLMSVNVTVVDRVKCNSAEYYNCTPVITSGMICAGSDGKNTADTCGGDSGGPLVCSGGLVGVTSFGSKVCGQIDKPGVYSYLTEKKLKWIKETMKKN
- the LOC133938746 gene encoding granzyme A-like isoform X1 codes for the protein MSCLGTFTGLFSCMVLLIVHSSDGSEIINGKEVKPHSLPYMALLQSPTQSCGGILIDKSWVLTAAHCMRGSNIKTVWLGVHSIKANEEDSRQVRKDPKHFPHPCYDNVTKVNDLMLLKLDKPVKETDTVKCLTLGDDIRDPASGTSCMVAGWGKTNNSVEKMSDVLMSVNVTVVDRVKCNSAEYYNCTPVITSGMICAGSDGKNTADTCGGDSGGPLVCSGGLVGVTSFGSKVCGQIDKPGVYSYLTEKKLKWIKETMKKN